Below is a window of Phaenicophaeus curvirostris isolate KB17595 chromosome 15, BPBGC_Pcur_1.0, whole genome shotgun sequence DNA.
GcctgtatttttattatccctgttccagtgacttTTGTTGCAAGTTTGCAGCAAAATGTTAGGGCATTTCtaagtgttatttttattatacaaaATCCCATTAAAATCAGTACTGAAGCATCCCATTAATTTAAATGGGACTTTGCATAGTTTGCTGAGTTCCAGGccacagataaagaaaaatatgcagtgCGGAGTTAAACTGACCACAGCTTTTTATTAGAAGACATTTAATCTCCAACGAACGGCGCGGTCTGAGGCATAAAGCGTTTGTGAACTTCATCTGGGGCAATAGGAGCCTCCACTGTGCAGCAAATTCTGGGCTGGTTGTGtgggagccctggggaccctcGAGGGGTCCCAAGCAAACCCCTGGCCCAGGTAGGAATGCGAGTGCTCCCCAGGCAGCTTTGCCTTGGAAATGTTAATAGGTAAGCCAGAACAAATGGAAAACTTGATTCAGCTCTTTCTCTGGCTCCACGTATTTGCTCtcctggacaaaggcaaagctgCGACCAGTGGGCAGGGGTCAGTGCCACCAGGCTGGAGCTTCGCGAGGTCCAAGCGCTGCAGCTCCAGGAATCCCTTCTCGAGCTTCGTGCGTTGGAAACCCAGTTGGAGGAATGTGCAGGGCGAGGGATGGAAAACCATCGCCTCCGGTGCGCGGAAACACCCAGCAGCCAGGCGCTGGCACAGGGAGTTCAAAAACCCGAATGTGAAGAGCGTTTTATATGGGGGACCCCCCTTTGGGGACCCAGGGGGACCGTTAAATGACAGCTGAGAGCAGGGCACACACCTGGGCACCTCCAAAGGAATATCCCTAAGGAAATTGTGCTTGGACAGGGTCATCCCAAGCCCTGTTAGAACGCACCAAATAATTGAGGCTCGAACCATTGTGGGGGAGACCTaaaagctgctggaagcaggGCATCCGCAAAAGTGCGCAGGGAAGGTGTAGGAGCTGCTTTCTGCTCAGCGTCTCCTCggaattttcctttctctgagcCATAAATGTGTCAAGATGCCCAAATTTCACCCAGCAGCGGCGGCTCAGCTTTCGCTCTCGTGTTGGGAGGAGGATGCCCGTGAGTGACCCAGACAGGCTgtgtccctgctccccagccccatcccgcAGGATGAGCCGCAGGGAGGTgcgggaccccaaaaaccacagCAGCTCAAGGTGGGAGTTGGGTTCAGGACTAACAGTGCTACCTCCAGAAAAATAAGCACCGAAAATCCAGGCTACAACAGCAGCCGAGGGCTTGCAGACACCCTCTGGGATGGAAactggagggggaaaaggggtttttccccctctctggTGCTCCAGAAAGGGATAAAGTCACCGCGGAGCCCCAGCTCCTCTCCGCTGAGCCCCCGCCTTGGCTGCGCAGCCCCCGAgcaaccccccagcccctcgaCGGGCGCTCCGCGGGCGCGGATCCCCCGCCCTGCAGCCTGGGAAGCGGCTCCGGGGCTCGGCGGGGCCGCGGAAAACCCGCGGGTTTCGAGGGGCTCCGCGCAGCGGCTGCGAACCCGCATCCGCGCAAACTGCGCGCAGGGGCGCGGCTTTTCCAGCGGCTGCGGGGAGGTCCGGCCGCGGAGAATTTGATGCTTTGGTTGGCTTAATTAAGGCATTGTtgttattcttattcttattattattgttactattgttattattgctgttattgttattattgttgttattgttattattattgttattattataatatttttcacaaaatatgAATAATGTTCATAGTGTTAATGAAGTTGCAATGAAATTAGAGCCTTTCCTGCTCGCAGCAGCTCGGGGGAAATGGATTAAATAGAAACGCaccaagaaataaagcaaaaaaccctTAAAATTCGGGATATCGGGGGGTCGTTCGGAGGAGCAAGAGAAAAACGCACCTTAGCAAAAGGAGCAAAAGGGAAGGAGCTGCGGGgtgcgggggtggggggcggcaGGATTAACCCTTTGAGGATGAACcgaacccccccccccccggctccggGCGTGATGGTTTGGTgggagcaaaaaaaagaaatccaggaggcaaagagggttgCGCCTCGgccaaaacagcagcaggaaaaatctGCTATAAAACTGGAGGTGGGGAGGATTTCCAGTGCCCCTGGGGATGCAGGAGAGGGGCCAGGGCGCAATTCCCGCGGGGGAGCAGAGGGGcgaaagctgcttttcttctcctctagTCGATTTCTTAAacacagccagaaaaaaagaacgTTAAAGACATTCTAGATTTCGTTTCAGTTCGGgttctgttggggttttttttgttgttcttttttttttattattattattattcccaTGCTCTtaactttggaaagaaaaaaaataaaccacaaaacatAACTTATAAAACAATATATATACTGCATCCTTATCCACAACAGCATAACTGAAACATCCAGCGTAACCGTTTACCACAGGTGTGAAATACACTGGGAAAGAAGCACCGTGTgcattttatattatgtttcTTTGTCATCTACAAGTAATAAGTATcgacaaaaaaaaataagcaacaaaTATGCCTGCAGTTAAACTTCATATGCGTTTGTATGCGTATTAATAAAGTTCATATTTACCATTTCCAcgtctgtttttttctttttttttttgccaacaaGCACTTGTTAAAGTATCTACATTTACATAATAACACCTTAAGATAATAACACCTTAAgatcataatttttttccctttttttgggggggattccttgtttttccttcacagTTCGAAAATCAAGGAACGCTTTCAGCTTCAATAATCAACCTTTCCGGATGCCGAGGCTCGTTGTTTCTCTAGCAGAGATGCAGTATCTGGATTCACTTCAGAACAGACcgtttttcatctttttttcttgtttacaaGACTCTCTAAAAGCGGTTCGggtttttaattgatttttttttttaaagagaaaaaaacctcctgCATTTAAATAAAGATGAATGATAATTTCATTATCAGGATAAGACTTTGTACGGGGAGAATGGTTGAAGAGTTTTTGCATCCTTGGAGGGTTTCTGTGCTCTCTCACCGCAGTCTTTTGGAAAGGATGAAGAGGTAGGAACCTTGAGCTGCTTAGTATCAGGAATGACTGGATTAGAGCTTccaactaaagaaaaaaacatcaagaatcatgcattttaaaaacagtttattCAACGGCCAAGGACAATGATCCGGCACAACGTAATGGTAGATATAAATATAACCTTATATAAGTGGTTGACCCttgtcattattatttttaatagtttcaTACCTAATAttttaaccatttttttcccccccgcAGAATCTACTCTGCGATTTAtatcccccctccccttttggtttggttttttttggtttttttgggttttttttccgaGTGTGACTCTGTTCCTCAGTGgtaaacattaaaacattaaccAAACTCTTCCCGTGCGACAAGAACCGTCCCACCAGCTCTCCCCACCGAGGCTGCTCCCCCCCTCATGTGAGGCCGCCTCACCAAACCCCTGTGCAAGTTCAAGTAAACACGTACAACCCGCATAaatccagagaaaaaaaattgcaactcATCCATGTACCAGATTTCGATGTCTCTTCAAAAGTTTTCTGGTCCGTTTACGGTTTTTGATGGTTcgtgtttttttatttaaagcactGCTTTGTTGGTtgcatcaatatttttttttctagacagCCGAAGTCCGCAGAGTTTCgggggaaattttttttttttttttccggtGCTGTTTTGctcgtcttttttttttccctctctcgcTTGCTCGGGTTTTACTTTTAATCAATCGGgtgtaatattttaatttttttatttgttttttttttttttgtctttttttgttaaacGTCGCTTTTGGCTTTGTCGGGGCTGCTCTACCGGGGGTGGCTCGCGCCGGGTCCGTCAGCTGTTGTACTGACAGGCGTTTAGACTGGAGCTGGGGCTCTGCAACCCGCTGTAGCCGAAGCCGGAGTGCTGCTTGGATTTGAGTCTGAGGCTGGCTAAGCTGGAGTTGCAAGTGTCCCTGTAGACGCTGTAGGGCGAGCCCGGCGGCGCGTAGGGACAAGCCGGGGAGGACATGGCCGAGTTGAGCGAGGAGCCGCCGAGGTTGTTGATGTTGCCCAGGCCGGAGTTGGCCATGCCCGGCACGGCCGAGTGGCCCATCCCCGACGGGACGTTCATGGAGGAGATGCCGCTGGGCGCCGAGAACATGGGCTGCGACGAGAGGGGGGTCATGGAGTTGAAGAAGGTGAAGCTCTTGGTGGAGAGAGGCGCCGGGGGGAGGCTCTTGGTGGCCCAGTTGTTGTAGGGGTAGCCGGCGTACACGTCCTCGTAGGGCTGCACCAGCCCGCTGAACTGCGGCACGTAGCCGTTCTTGCACAGGTCCAGCTGCTGGTTCCGCTCCCGCTTTCGCCACTTGGCTCGCCGGTTCTTGAACCAAACCTGCGGGGGTCGGGGGCACAAAGCACAGCGAGGGGGCGCGGTGAGTGCGGGGGCACCGCACCCCCCAACCCACCCCCCCCCGAGCCGCCCCCGACGGGAGGACGGGGACCCAACCGCATCCCGGCATCtcagagggggtttggggggcactgAGCATCCTCCGATTCCACATCCCGGCGCTCGAGGGGAAGGGGGGCCACCAAACGTCCCCCGGTTCCACATCCCGGCATCCgagggaggtttgggggtcacTAAACCTCCCCGAATTCCACATCCCGGCATCCCACGGAAGGGGAGGACACTAAACGTCCTCCAATTCCACATCCCAGCACTCGAGGGGAAGGGGGGTCACCAAACGTCCCCCGATTCCGCATCCCGGCATccgaggggagagagggggctTCAAACGTCCCCCAGTTCCACATCCCGGCATCCaagggaggttttgggggtcacTAAACGTCCCCCTTCTCCACATCCCGGCATCCCacaggaggtttgggggtcacTAAACGTCCCCGAATTCCACATCCCGGCATCCGAGGGGAGGGGAGGTCACTAAACCTCCCCCAGTTCCACATCCCAACATCcgaggggaggtttgggggtcacCAAATGTCCTCTAATTCCACATCCCGGCATctgggggccggggggggacACACCAAACGTCCCAAGTTCCACATCCTCGCACCcgaggggaggtttgggggtcaTTGAACGTCCCCCGATTCCACATCCCGGCAcccaaggggaggtttagggaTCACGAAACGTCCTCCAGTTCCACATCCCAGCATCCGAGGGGAGTGGGACACACCAAACATCTTCCAATTCCACATCCCGGCATCCGAGGGGAGTGGGGGACACCAAACACCCTCTAATTCCACATCCCCGCAAACGAGGGGAGGTTTGGAGGTCACTAAATATCCTCTAATTCCGCATCCTGGCATccaaggggaggagggggaccAGACATCCCCCAATTCCCCAGCCTGGCATCCGAAGGAAGGTTTGAGGGTCACTAAACGTCCCCCAATTCCACATCCCGGCATCCGAGGGGACCTTTGGGGGTCACTAAACGTCCCGCAATTCCAGGACCCCGCACCCGACGGGAGTGGGGGGGACCAAACCTCCCCCGATTCCACATCCCGGCATCCGAGgcgggggggacacacacaaaACATCCTCCAATTCCACATCCCCGCACCCGAGGGGctgttgggggggggtgggggggggtcaccAAACgccccccacctccccagctCCGCAGCgcctctccctgcagccccctccccaccccggGGATCCCGCTCCGCGCAGCATCGCGCAtccccctctctccatcctcctctccGCGAAGGCTCCCTGGGCGAGTGGCCGCGGCTCGGCGCTGGCCACgtccccccaggtcccctcGCCACCCCCGTCCCCCCAGCGAGTCGAGGGGCGCAGGGACGGCCCCAGATGAGGGCTGGCT
It encodes the following:
- the PITX1 gene encoding LOW QUALITY PROTEIN: pituitary homeobox 1 (The sequence of the model RefSeq protein was modified relative to this genomic sequence to represent the inferred CDS: deleted 2 bases in 2 codons) produces the protein MDSFKGGMNLERLPESLRPQPSHDMASSFHLQRSSEPRDPIENSASESSDTEVPEKERSGEQKNEDGAADDPAKKKKQRRQRTHFTSQQLQELEATFQRNRYPDMSMREEIAVWTNLTEPRVRGKRGVWFKNRRAKWRKRERNQQLDLCKNGYVPQFSGLVQPYEDVYAGYPYNNWATKSLPPAPLSTKSFTFFNSMTPLSSQPMFSAPSGISSMNVPSGMGHSAVPGMANSGLGNINNLGGSSLNSAMSSPACPYAPPGSPYSVYRDTCNSSLASLRLKSKQHSGFGYSGLQSPSSSLNACQYNS